From the Bacteroidia bacterium genome, one window contains:
- a CDS encoding S8 family serine peptidase, which translates to MHKLLLYCALWLVCGVVATSSAQNLTARAKAPANAIEALDRIPSDAEVVPGRILVKFRREAEHLLENDYASVAAINPLLARYGVFRMTRAYPGHISRFRADGSEIALQRLYYVEFDDEAHPIDVARAFCRLPDVEYAEPDLVQKLCLVPNDPMFTQQYGLYAVWAREAWDISTGSPDVVIAIVDSGVRWTHEDLADNIRVNPGEDIDQDGKFTTADIDSVDNDGNGYVDDIIGIDFVGPTGLSGGSYYDRDPNPTSTGNPHGTHVAGIAAARGDNGKGIAGLAFNCRIMPIKCAPDRYSTSIMRGYDGIVYAADNGAHVINCSWGGGGYMLSQEERIAYAISKGAVVIAAAGNSGDETVSTPGAYPNVLSVANVGQGDKVHSSSTYGSWVNVSAPGVDIVSSISQSNTSYTAYTGTSMASPLVAGLAGLVKSVFPQFTPEQVREQIRVTSDTIDYLQNRWLKGKIGRGRVNAYRALTEQWPGVRLVDWSWSDTEYGNGNGIAERGEKLAIRMRWVNYLAPTTNAVIRLSSPNTRVTIEQGEFLAGQIPTMGEVSNDATPYVLTLEDVYAPNNQVDLIYHVTDGEYVDQGGVFFIQQPSYRDHDINDIQVTLSSDGNIGYDDMSGVTGSGFRYKGMESVLFEGAFMVGAVINNTPLVVDVARSGASAQARDMQAEYLYNMDTPGARAEQEGDGVFEDLGATLANRLQTRIRLESFAFTRPELRNMVFLKYHVQNLSSNMHERLHTGLFFDWDIGPNSQSDFAKYIDTLAMAICFDSTGSPKTQTRIGVLPLSVEYPVTYWGINNRDNDDSLTIGIYNGFSKAEKWKALSRGIVRPVSQITDVSFTIGNAVGDVAAGDSVVVGYALIAGESLAEIIASVPAARKMWDTLATAWDPTSVTDIALPRSELLRLGVHPNPLEGRRDVAVSLDVASQRAVRLKLFDMLGRQRADFGSVELLPGRTLRVLYLPEIPSGTYYLRAESPGLLRTVPLNIVR; encoded by the coding sequence ATGCACAAGCTGCTGCTCTATTGTGCCCTGTGGCTCGTATGCGGCGTTGTCGCCACGAGCTCTGCACAGAATCTCACCGCACGCGCCAAAGCACCGGCCAACGCGATCGAAGCGTTGGACCGGATTCCCTCCGATGCCGAGGTTGTTCCCGGGCGCATCCTCGTAAAATTTCGTCGTGAAGCGGAACATCTGCTGGAAAATGATTATGCCTCGGTGGCAGCGATCAATCCCCTGCTTGCGCGATACGGCGTTTTCAGGATGACGCGGGCGTATCCGGGTCATATTTCCCGTTTCAGGGCGGACGGCAGTGAAATCGCACTGCAGCGATTGTACTACGTGGAATTCGACGACGAAGCGCATCCCATCGACGTGGCTCGCGCGTTCTGCCGCTTGCCTGATGTGGAGTACGCCGAGCCCGATCTCGTGCAGAAGCTGTGTCTCGTACCCAACGATCCGATGTTCACTCAGCAGTACGGACTCTATGCCGTATGGGCCCGCGAGGCATGGGATATCAGTACCGGAAGTCCCGACGTGGTTATCGCCATCGTGGATAGCGGTGTACGATGGACACACGAAGACCTTGCGGACAATATCCGGGTCAATCCCGGCGAGGATATCGACCAGGATGGAAAATTCACCACAGCTGATATTGACAGCGTAGACAACGACGGCAATGGGTATGTAGACGATATTATTGGGATTGATTTTGTCGGCCCAACCGGTCTTTCGGGAGGCAGCTATTACGACAGGGATCCCAATCCCACGTCGACCGGCAATCCGCATGGCACGCATGTCGCGGGCATTGCCGCCGCACGCGGTGATAACGGAAAGGGGATTGCAGGCCTGGCCTTCAATTGCCGCATTATGCCCATCAAATGTGCCCCTGATCGTTACTCAACCTCCATCATGCGAGGGTACGACGGCATCGTGTATGCGGCGGATAACGGAGCGCATGTCATCAACTGCAGCTGGGGAGGCGGCGGGTACATGTTGAGTCAGGAAGAGCGCATTGCGTACGCCATCTCCAAAGGCGCGGTCGTTATTGCCGCCGCCGGAAATTCCGGCGATGAAACCGTGTCCACTCCGGGTGCCTATCCCAACGTCCTCTCCGTCGCCAACGTCGGACAGGGGGACAAAGTCCATTCATCTTCGACCTATGGCTCCTGGGTGAACGTCTCGGCACCGGGTGTGGATATCGTGAGCAGCATCAGTCAGAGCAACACCAGCTACACCGCATACACAGGCACTTCCATGGCTTCTCCCTTGGTTGCCGGCTTGGCGGGGTTGGTAAAAAGCGTCTTCCCGCAATTCACACCCGAGCAGGTGCGCGAGCAAATTCGGGTTACATCGGATACCATCGATTATCTGCAAAATCGCTGGCTCAAAGGAAAAATCGGCCGCGGACGAGTCAATGCCTATCGGGCGCTCACGGAACAGTGGCCTGGTGTCCGGCTGGTTGATTGGTCATGGAGCGACACCGAATACGGCAACGGCAACGGCATCGCCGAACGTGGAGAAAAACTCGCCATACGTATGCGCTGGGTGAATTATCTCGCACCGACCACCAATGCCGTCATTCGTCTGAGCTCCCCGAATACACGTGTGACCATTGAGCAGGGAGAATTTCTCGCCGGACAGATACCGACAATGGGAGAGGTGTCCAATGATGCGACACCGTACGTCCTGACACTGGAAGACGTGTATGCGCCGAACAATCAGGTGGATCTCATCTACCACGTAACCGACGGCGAATACGTTGATCAGGGCGGCGTATTTTTTATTCAGCAGCCGAGCTACCGCGATCACGACATCAACGACATACAGGTTACACTCAGCAGCGACGGCAACATCGGCTACGACGACATGTCGGGTGTCACCGGCAGCGGATTTCGCTATAAAGGAATGGAAAGTGTGTTGTTTGAGGGGGCGTTCATGGTGGGTGCCGTGATCAACAACACACCACTCGTCGTGGATGTCGCGCGTTCGGGGGCCAGTGCGCAGGCGCGGGATATGCAGGCGGAGTACCTGTACAACATGGACACCCCGGGTGCACGGGCCGAGCAGGAAGGCGACGGCGTGTTCGAGGACCTCGGTGCGACGCTTGCCAATCGTCTGCAGACGCGTATCCGACTCGAAAGCTTCGCATTCACGCGTCCGGAACTTCGAAACATGGTGTTCCTGAAATACCACGTGCAGAACCTTTCTTCGAACATGCATGAACGGCTTCATACCGGGCTGTTCTTCGATTGGGATATCGGCCCGAATTCCCAATCGGATTTCGCGAAATACATCGACACCCTCGCGATGGCCATTTGCTTCGACAGCACGGGCTCACCCAAAACACAGACCCGCATCGGTGTGCTGCCGCTGTCCGTGGAATATCCGGTGACCTACTGGGGCATCAACAACAGGGATAACGACGATTCGCTGACCATCGGTATTTATAACGGTTTTAGCAAAGCAGAGAAGTGGAAAGCGCTGTCGCGCGGTATAGTCCGACCGGTTTCACAAATCACCGACGTGTCCTTCACCATCGGGAATGCTGTCGGGGATGTTGCAGCAGGGGATTCGGTTGTGGTCGGTTATGCCCTGATTGCGGGCGAATCGCTTGCCGAGATTATCGCGTCGGTGCCCGCTGCGCGAAAAATGTGGGATACGCTGGCCACAGCCTGGGATCCGACCTCTGTAACGGACATTGCGCTCCCCCGGTCAGAGCTCCTCCGCCTTGGCGTACATCCCAATCCGCTCGAAGGGCGGCGTGACGTTGCTGTTTCTCTCGATGTCGCTTCGCAGCGCGCTGTCCGCCTGAAGCTCTTCGATATGCTCGGAAGGCAGCGTGCGGACTTCGGTTCGGTCGAACTGCTTCCGGGTCGCACGCTTCGTGTGCTGTATCTGCCGGAAATACCTTCAGGGACGTATTACCTGCGTGCTGAGAGTCCCGGATTGCTCCGGACCGTCCCCTTGAACATCGTACGCTGA
- a CDS encoding OsmC family protein, translated as MSQTPLTASVQLLNEKLRFSGSADNFPDILLDYIPPLGEGSGYMPMQLLLISLSACSASSILTLLRRMGKTITACSVDAEGIRREEHPTAFRSISLTFRIESPDLQVQEFTKAVQLSADTYCPVWAMLKGNVEITATLAGDTIGG; from the coding sequence ATGTCGCAAACACCTCTCACCGCCAGCGTTCAGCTCTTGAATGAAAAACTGCGATTCAGCGGCTCGGCCGACAATTTTCCGGATATTCTGCTCGATTATATCCCGCCTCTTGGGGAAGGGAGCGGATACATGCCCATGCAGCTCCTCCTGATAAGTCTGTCCGCTTGCAGTGCGTCGTCCATTCTCACGCTTCTGCGGCGCATGGGTAAGACCATTACAGCGTGCAGCGTCGATGCCGAGGGCATCCGGCGCGAGGAGCATCCGACCGCTTTTCGCTCCATTTCCCTCACCTTCCGTATCGAGAGTCCGGACCTTCAGGTGCAGGAGTTCACGAAAGCGGTGCAATTAAGTGCCGATACGTATTGCCCGGTCTGGGCAATGCTGAAAGGCAATGTAGAAATCACCGCGACGCTGGCGGGAGACACAATCGGGGGATGA
- a CDS encoding DUF5995 family protein, with the protein MTRQQDSPILAAQAERTLVYEMDRQLAAWTADADRKAVFLGCYTMMTKNMYAAVAREEFMDAAWVRRLLERFAHYYFDALRVYVNNPDQALHVWRMAHDAARTPSVTPVQLLFLGVNAHINYDLVLAVEELLAPDWRELHGAQREARFDDYSQVNAIIARTIDAVQDDVLSPAMPSLGVVDALMGRLDELLISTLLTRWRDDVWQWSLKLLDAGAGPKRDALLCDLDAHVIGRAEVLLSPDWRNFHRLF; encoded by the coding sequence ATGACAAGGCAGCAAGACTCTCCGATCCTCGCCGCGCAAGCGGAACGGACACTGGTGTACGAGATGGACCGGCAGCTCGCTGCCTGGACGGCGGACGCTGACCGGAAAGCGGTGTTTCTCGGCTGTTACACGATGATGACGAAGAACATGTACGCGGCGGTCGCACGCGAAGAATTTATGGACGCCGCGTGGGTACGCCGCCTGCTGGAACGTTTCGCGCACTACTATTTCGATGCGCTGCGCGTGTATGTCAACAACCCCGACCAAGCACTGCATGTATGGAGAATGGCGCATGACGCCGCCCGCACACCGTCTGTCACACCCGTGCAGTTGCTGTTTCTCGGTGTAAACGCGCATATCAATTACGACCTCGTTCTCGCGGTGGAGGAGTTGCTCGCTCCGGATTGGCGGGAGCTTCATGGTGCGCAGCGGGAAGCACGGTTCGACGACTATTCGCAGGTCAACGCCATCATCGCCCGAACCATCGACGCGGTGCAGGACGATGTGCTCTCGCCCGCAATGCCATCGCTGGGCGTCGTAGACGCGCTGATGGGGAGATTGGACGAACTCCTCATCTCGACGCTGCTCACACGTTGGCGGGACGATGTCTGGCAGTGGTCGTTGAAGCTCCTTGACGCCGGCGCCGGACCGAAGCGGGATGCGCTTCTGTGCGATCTCGACGCACACGTCATCGGTCGGGCAGAAGTCTTGTTGTCGCCGGATTGGAGGAACTTCCACAGATTGTTCTAG
- a CDS encoding YciI-like protein, which produces MYHILFYTTADDYLERRAPYREEHLAYARAAFDRGELIMAGALADPADSAVLVFKSDSPQAARNFAMGDVYVRKGVVISWDVRPWTVVVGGDH; this is translated from the coding sequence ATGTACCACATCTTATTCTACACCACCGCGGACGATTACCTTGAGCGTCGTGCACCCTATCGTGAGGAGCACCTTGCGTACGCCCGTGCCGCCTTCGATCGCGGAGAATTGATCATGGCGGGCGCACTGGCGGATCCGGCGGACAGCGCCGTGCTCGTATTCAAGAGCGACTCACCGCAAGCGGCCAGAAATTTCGCGATGGGCGACGTGTATGTACGGAAGGGCGTGGTCATATCCTGGGACGTACGACCATGGACCGTTGTGGTCGGTGGAGACCATTGA
- a CDS encoding OprO/OprP family phosphate-selective porin, which produces MTTFRFIFAITFFLATTHVFSQNTGTSVGGYGEVHYNEPEGSRKGTVDMHRFVIYLNHQFNDWIGFFSETEIEHTWFSSSGGPGELGIEQAFLEFTPWKKFGIRAGILLPPVGIINQVHEPNTFHGVERPSFHRVIIPTTWREAGVGVFSSPIDGLHVQLYTVSSFKGDGLNASNGLRGGRWKAAEASTADMGFTGRVDVLPLAGLSLGASFFTGGLTGGDEALGDASTSILAGDVRYSIGGLELRGEAAMISVTDADKLNAAFNKQVADKMNGFYIEAAYDFLRHLAETEQQLFVFGRYEAYNTQAETTGFEALRQYDRNDTTIGLTYKPDPAVAVKLDYQMFDHAAADKATGQLNIGIGYAFF; this is translated from the coding sequence ATGACAACATTTCGCTTCATTTTTGCCATTACCTTCTTCCTCGCAACTACGCACGTTTTTTCGCAGAACACCGGCACCAGTGTGGGCGGTTACGGCGAGGTACATTACAACGAGCCCGAGGGTTCGCGGAAGGGCACAGTCGACATGCACCGATTCGTCATCTATCTCAATCATCAATTCAACGACTGGATCGGATTTTTCTCGGAAACCGAGATCGAACATACCTGGTTTTCATCCTCCGGCGGTCCGGGTGAACTGGGTATTGAGCAGGCTTTCCTTGAGTTCACACCGTGGAAGAAATTCGGCATACGCGCCGGCATCCTGCTCCCGCCGGTGGGAATCATCAATCAGGTCCACGAACCGAACACTTTCCATGGGGTGGAACGCCCGAGCTTCCACCGCGTGATCATTCCGACGACCTGGCGAGAAGCCGGAGTCGGCGTGTTCTCCAGTCCGATTGACGGGCTGCATGTGCAACTCTACACCGTGTCCAGCTTCAAAGGCGACGGACTTAATGCGTCCAATGGACTCCGCGGCGGGCGCTGGAAGGCCGCAGAAGCCTCCACTGCCGACATGGGTTTCACCGGCCGCGTGGATGTATTACCTTTGGCCGGGCTGTCTCTGGGTGCGTCCTTCTTTACCGGCGGACTCACCGGCGGCGACGAAGCGCTCGGTGATGCTTCGACAAGTATTCTCGCAGGCGACGTGCGTTACAGCATCGGCGGACTCGAGCTTCGCGGTGAGGCGGCAATGATTTCCGTCACCGACGCCGACAAGCTCAACGCGGCCTTCAACAAACAGGTTGCCGACAAGATGAACGGCTTTTACATCGAGGCCGCCTATGATTTCCTTCGGCATCTCGCGGAGACGGAACAGCAGCTTTTCGTGTTCGGACGCTATGAGGCATACAATACGCAGGCGGAAACCACCGGCTTCGAAGCTCTCAGGCAGTACGACCGCAACGACACGACGATCGGACTTACCTATAAGCCCGATCCCGCAGTCGCGGTCAAACTCGATTATCAGATGTTCGATCATGCCGCTGCCGACAAAGCGACCGGTCAGCTGAATATCGGTATCGGCTATGCGTTTTTCTGA
- a CDS encoding FMN-binding protein codes for MRFSDIAYILFFLPILLSGTAYAQSRYDVQSTIQRLYGANAKVVPAQLKLTPETVARLSASSGVAHPWNAVEALRVVRGSGTAGWAFIDNVKGKSRPITYLVCFDGEAKILDVEILEYRESHGGEVASDMFRAQFRGKSDEDRLLVGRDIRNISGATISVRSVTKGTKALAALARHLMNGSNP; via the coding sequence ATGCGTTTTTCTGACATCGCATACATCCTCTTCTTCCTTCCAATCCTCCTCAGCGGGACTGCCTACGCGCAGTCCCGCTACGACGTACAATCCACCATTCAGCGGCTCTACGGTGCGAATGCGAAAGTCGTACCCGCACAGCTCAAACTGACTCCGGAAACGGTCGCGCGACTGAGCGCGAGCTCCGGCGTCGCACATCCCTGGAATGCGGTGGAGGCATTGCGTGTCGTACGCGGTAGCGGCACCGCCGGCTGGGCGTTCATTGACAATGTAAAGGGAAAATCACGTCCGATTACGTACCTCGTGTGTTTCGACGGTGAAGCGAAAATTCTGGACGTCGAAATTCTGGAATACCGCGAGTCGCATGGCGGAGAAGTGGCCTCCGATATGTTCCGTGCGCAGTTTCGCGGTAAAAGCGACGAGGACCGTTTGCTCGTCGGCCGCGACATTCGGAACATCAGCGGAGCGACCATCAGTGTACGCAGCGTCACGAAGGGGACGAAAGCGCTTGCCGCGCTTGCACGGCATCTCATGAACGGGAGCAACCCATGA
- a CDS encoding Bax inhibitor-1/YccA family protein, which yields MNSGNPFLKESRLRAIQESAVGSETMSFNGALNKTALLFLILLVGASWTWSDMSWTGAQGFSGKMLIGLLGGFVLALVTAFKPHLARYISPVYAFLQGMFLGGLSSIFEGMYPGIVIPAIVLTFGIMVGMLVTYRSGLIRVTEKFRIGVISATMGIALFYLIAMGLGFFGISIPFLFEGGMFGILFSLFVIVIAALNLVLDFDMIEQLSAAGMPKHMEWYGAFALMVTLVWLYIEILRLLAKTRE from the coding sequence ATGAATTCCGGCAATCCCTTTCTCAAAGAATCACGGCTCCGCGCGATACAGGAATCCGCTGTCGGCTCCGAGACGATGAGCTTCAACGGCGCGCTGAATAAAACGGCGCTGCTTTTTCTGATTCTTCTCGTCGGCGCCTCCTGGACCTGGTCGGATATGAGCTGGACCGGTGCACAGGGTTTTTCAGGAAAAATGCTCATCGGCTTGCTTGGCGGCTTCGTGCTTGCCCTTGTCACCGCGTTCAAGCCTCATCTCGCGCGCTACATCTCCCCGGTGTATGCGTTTCTGCAGGGTATGTTTCTCGGCGGACTTTCCTCGATATTTGAGGGGATGTACCCCGGCATCGTCATACCCGCCATCGTACTCACGTTCGGTATCATGGTCGGTATGCTCGTGACGTATCGATCGGGACTGATCAGAGTCACGGAAAAATTCCGCATCGGCGTCATCAGCGCCACCATGGGTATAGCGCTGTTTTACCTCATCGCAATGGGACTGGGGTTCTTCGGCATCAGCATCCCTTTTCTCTTTGAAGGCGGGATGTTCGGGATCCTCTTCAGTCTCTTCGTCATCGTCATCGCAGCGCTCAATCTCGTTTTGGACTTCGATATGATCGAGCAGCTCTCCGCGGCCGGCATGCCGAAGCATATGGAATGGTATGGTGCCTTCGCGTTGATGGTGACACTCGTGTGGTTATACATCGAGATACTCCGTTTGCTTGCAAAAACCCGGGAATGA
- a CDS encoding M14 family metallopeptidase, with protein MHKPFHILCLGVAITVAHLVPAVAQEGWLTHFEKSGFRSSPDYAETMRWLNRLDSASEWISVQSFGLSPQGRALPLVIVSKDGTFNPQAARAGGKNIILIQAGIHSGEIDGKDAGMMLLREIAVTRTLAKLADHAVILFMPIFNVDGHERRSPFNRINQDGPDTMGWRVTATNLNLNRDYMKADAPEMKAWLRTFNEWMPDMLIDCHVTDGIDFQYNLSYAAETYGNMHPIVADWQNRLQYWFIDAMEKAGDPVIPYVFPRENNDLSKGLVDWASQPRLSTGYAAVRNRANLLIETHSLKPFKDRVYATYRLLQAVLEFNAAYPGTLRDVVRRAEEDDRQRFRSGDTTSFPLRFQATDKADTIQFKGFATELRNSSVSGGTYIWWDHSQPQTVSIPLYRDVQPTLGVRPPRAYIIPQEWTEVLSILRLHGVQLHRTSRDANISCERSTFSKAVWRTRPYEGRVPVNVETRKDTATLRIPAGSFVVDLAQSSARVAINLLEADAPDSFVFWGFFNAVFEQKEYYEAYMMEAIAPEMLQRDEKLREEFEQRLASDTAFASSPRARLDFFYERSPWYDTGMNVYPVLRCMSLDGLPLLREEEWQAHASDAQ; from the coding sequence ATGCACAAACCATTCCATATCCTCTGTCTCGGTGTTGCTATCACTGTAGCGCACCTTGTTCCCGCAGTCGCGCAAGAAGGCTGGCTCACGCATTTCGAGAAAAGCGGTTTTCGTTCCTCGCCCGACTATGCCGAGACCATGCGATGGCTGAACCGGCTCGACAGCGCGTCGGAATGGATCTCCGTACAGTCCTTCGGCCTTTCACCGCAAGGGCGTGCCTTGCCCTTGGTCATCGTATCGAAGGACGGCACATTCAATCCGCAGGCGGCACGCGCCGGAGGAAAAAACATCATCCTCATTCAAGCGGGAATTCATTCCGGCGAAATTGACGGCAAGGATGCGGGCATGATGCTTCTGCGCGAAATAGCCGTCACACGTACGCTTGCGAAACTCGCCGACCATGCGGTCATTCTCTTCATGCCTATCTTCAATGTTGACGGACACGAGCGCCGCAGTCCCTTCAATCGCATCAATCAGGACGGTCCGGACACCATGGGGTGGCGCGTCACGGCGACCAACCTGAACCTCAACCGGGATTACATGAAGGCCGACGCTCCTGAAATGAAGGCCTGGCTCCGTACTTTCAACGAATGGATGCCGGATATGCTCATCGACTGTCATGTGACAGACGGCATTGATTTTCAGTACAATCTCTCGTACGCCGCGGAAACCTACGGGAACATGCATCCCATCGTTGCGGACTGGCAGAACCGCCTTCAGTATTGGTTCATCGATGCCATGGAGAAGGCGGGCGACCCTGTCATTCCGTACGTTTTTCCGCGCGAGAACAACGATCTCTCCAAAGGGCTCGTGGACTGGGCTTCGCAGCCCCGTCTCAGCACGGGATATGCCGCAGTGCGTAACCGGGCCAATCTGCTCATAGAAACGCACAGCCTGAAACCCTTCAAAGACCGCGTGTACGCCACGTACAGATTGCTGCAGGCCGTCCTGGAATTCAATGCCGCATATCCGGGTACGCTTCGCGATGTCGTCCGTCGGGCGGAGGAAGACGACAGACAACGTTTCAGGTCCGGAGACACGACATCTTTTCCACTTCGGTTTCAGGCCACGGACAAGGCGGATACGATACAATTCAAGGGCTTCGCCACAGAGTTGCGGAACAGTTCGGTGTCGGGAGGGACATACATCTGGTGGGATCATTCGCAACCGCAGACCGTATCGATTCCTCTCTACCGCGATGTGCAGCCGACACTCGGCGTCCGTCCGCCCCGCGCATACATTATTCCGCAGGAATGGACGGAGGTGCTTTCGATACTTCGGCTGCACGGCGTCCAATTGCATCGAACGAGCCGGGACGCGAACATTTCCTGCGAGCGAAGCACCTTCAGCAAAGCGGTGTGGAGAACACGGCCGTACGAAGGGCGCGTACCTGTGAACGTCGAGACACGCAAGGACACGGCGACACTGCGCATTCCCGCCGGCTCCTTCGTGGTGGATCTCGCGCAATCGTCCGCGCGGGTGGCGATCAATCTTCTTGAAGCCGATGCTCCGGATTCGTTTGTCTTTTGGGGTTTTTTCAACGCCGTTTTCGAGCAAAAAGAATACTACGAAGCATACATGATGGAAGCCATCGCACCGGAAATGCTGCAGCGGGACGAGAAACTCCGCGAGGAGTTCGAACAGCGTCTCGCTTCGGACACCGCTTTCGCCTCATCGCCGAGAGCGCGACTGGATTTTTTTTATGAGCGCTCGCCCTGGTATGATACAGGAATGAACGTCTATCCCGTACTTCGCTGCATGTCGCTGGACGGTCTGCCGCTGCTGCGCGAGGAAGAATGGCAAGCGCATGCTTCTGACGCTCAATGA
- a CDS encoding S9 family peptidase, whose translation MRLQLVLVLNIVLTVASSSQQRPLTPVDKALFRTPATPVLSPVSNAVAYTIREADTAANRWITHVHLLDAAGNGRQLTRGAESCTAPAWSPDGALVSFLSTRAGLGANGERSKGNTALFGIPMTGGEARLLAAPEEDVLEYVWSPDGSHIAFLTMGALPDSSLAIQKRRAQRKLNLTAASDPKPGRTLWLLTVSSGQIRRIADLDGGVANFVFFPDGERLAYQTNYSGEYNDEQKHDLWVTDLSGVTTRLTDMDGPERKPRISPDGRFIAYLSQTVPDIEFAKTEISLLDMTTRQTRRVTANAIHSVADMHWLPDGSLLALFNVGTSAELHLVDPGSGALRRVTDPAIVVSEVHASRSGTAVFTAEGVASLRELYLQSRDGSTLRTRFSDQLKPFLLGKQEVITIRSDDNLFDIEAVLVTPPTMKPGTPVPLLLAYHGGPYGDFDNKFFQAYPAHILAAHGIATVMPNVRGSSGYSDAFGQANRYDLGGGDFRDAMRIVDALVTRGVADSGRMAVMGGSYGGYMTNWTISQTQRFKAAVSLFGIFSWFTDWSNSWQPVFEVMYLGYNYWEKPLDMNNLWIARAPQTYARSITTPTLILQGDKDQYTNLANSREMYQALHALGCEVEFVVYHGAGHGLRNTPNQWIDSMERSVQWIRGRIDTR comes from the coding sequence ATGCGACTTCAACTTGTTCTTGTACTCAACATCGTTTTGACCGTCGCTTCGTCGTCCCAGCAACGTCCACTGACGCCGGTGGACAAAGCATTGTTTCGTACGCCGGCGACACCGGTACTCTCGCCGGTGTCGAACGCCGTGGCCTACACCATTCGCGAGGCCGACACCGCCGCCAATCGCTGGATTACCCATGTGCATCTGCTGGATGCCGCAGGAAACGGCAGACAGCTGACACGCGGGGCGGAGTCGTGCACTGCGCCGGCATGGTCGCCTGACGGCGCGCTGGTAAGTTTTCTCTCCACGCGTGCAGGCCTGGGCGCGAACGGAGAACGCTCGAAGGGGAATACGGCCCTGTTTGGCATTCCGATGACCGGCGGTGAGGCGCGTCTGCTTGCCGCACCCGAAGAGGATGTTCTTGAGTACGTCTGGTCTCCCGACGGATCACACATCGCCTTCCTTACGATGGGAGCGCTGCCGGACAGCTCTCTGGCCATCCAAAAGCGTCGGGCACAGCGCAAACTCAACCTCACGGCAGCGTCCGATCCCAAGCCGGGCCGCACGCTCTGGCTGCTGACTGTTTCATCGGGCCAGATACGGCGGATCGCCGATCTCGACGGCGGGGTGGCCAACTTCGTCTTCTTTCCGGACGGAGAGCGGCTGGCCTATCAGACCAATTACTCCGGGGAGTACAATGATGAACAGAAGCACGATCTATGGGTGACAGACCTCTCCGGCGTGACCACGCGGCTCACCGACATGGATGGTCCGGAAAGAAAACCACGCATCTCCCCCGATGGCCGTTTCATAGCCTATCTCAGTCAGACCGTACCGGATATCGAGTTCGCGAAAACGGAAATCTCTTTGCTCGATATGACGACCCGACAAACCCGGAGGGTCACCGCCAACGCAATACATTCCGTCGCTGACATGCACTGGTTGCCCGACGGATCACTGCTGGCACTGTTCAATGTCGGCACTTCTGCGGAGTTGCATCTCGTTGACCCCGGAAGCGGAGCGCTGCGACGTGTCACAGATCCCGCCATTGTGGTTTCCGAGGTTCATGCCTCACGGAGCGGCACGGCGGTATTTACCGCCGAAGGTGTCGCCTCGCTCCGCGAACTCTATTTACAATCCCGCGACGGCAGCACGCTGCGCACCCGGTTTTCCGATCAACTCAAGCCCTTCCTCCTCGGCAAACAGGAAGTCATCACCATTCGAAGCGACGATAACCTCTTCGACATTGAGGCCGTTCTGGTAACACCGCCCACGATGAAGCCCGGCACTCCGGTGCCACTGCTCCTTGCGTATCATGGAGGACCGTACGGCGACTTCGACAACAAATTTTTCCAGGCGTATCCCGCTCATATTCTGGCGGCGCACGGTATAGCGACCGTCATGCCCAACGTCCGCGGCAGCTCCGGCTACAGCGATGCGTTCGGGCAGGCGAACCGTTATGATCTCGGCGGCGGCGATTTTCGTGATGCCATGCGCATCGTTGACGCGCTTGTCACGCGCGGGGTAGCGGACAGCGGCAGAATGGCAGTGATGGGCGGGAGTTACGGCGGGTACATGACGAATTGGACAATATCGCAAACACAGCGCTTCAAAGCGGCTGTATCGCTGTTCGGCATCTTCAGCTGGTTTACCGACTGGAGCAATTCCTGGCAACCAGTGTTTGAGGTCATGTATCTCGGATACAACTACTGGGAAAAACCGCTCGATATGAACAATCTCTGGATCGCACGTGCGCCGCAAACGTATGCGCGCAGTATCACGACGCCGACACTGATTCTCCAGGGTGACAAAGATCAATACACCAACCTCGCGAATTCACGCGAAATGTATCAGGCCCTGCACGCCCTCGGCTGCGAGGTGGAATTCGTTGTCTATCACGGTGCCGGACATGGACTGCGGAATACCCCAAATCAGTGGATTGACTCAATGGAACGTTCCGTGCAGTGGATACGCGGGAGAATAGACACGCGGTAA